The Tenuifilum thalassicum genome includes the window TTCTTAATGGTAATGCCATTTATCTGAATTGGTGTGAAAATATCCATAACATTTAATTTTTCCCAAAGATAATAATTGTAGTAACAAAGATGTTGTTTGCAGGAGTTAGCAATGATACCGTAAATTCAACAAGCAAATGCGACACAATTAAAGAACTCTGTTTTTGGAGTACTAAAATGCAAAGTCTTCCTTGGTCTTCTGTTTATTTTATGTTGTACTTGTTTCACAAAATCTGAATCAAAGGTATCAAAATTTGATTTTTTAGGGATGTACTGTCTTATTAATTTATTAGAGTACTCACTTAATCCTCTTTCCCAAGAAGAATATGGATGAGCGAAGTAAAAGTCAGCCTGCAATTTTTTCGCTATTTTTTCATGTCTGGCAAATTCGGAACCGTTATCACTGGTTATTGATTTTACGCTGTTCTTATAGGGCAGTAGCATTCTAATTACGGTATTAGCAAGTCCATCTGCATCTTTACCATCCTCCAATTTCCTTATTAAAATCATTGATGTTTTTCTTTTAACTAAAGTTACCATTGCTCCTTTATTATTCCTCCCAACAATTAGGTCAATCTCCCAATCACCAAAACGCTCCTTGTTGTTTATTACAGCAGGCCTATCGTCAATGGAAATCTTGTTTCTTATAACCACATGCTTCCCTCCAACAGGGCGATTGCGGTGTTTTAGCTTATGCCGCATATGCTTATGCAGCTCTCCTCCGGCCTGTTTATCTGCCCTTATGTACTGGTATATTCTTTCATGAGATACCATTTCAATCCCATTTCTATCACAATGTCCCTTTATTTGCTCTGGCGACCACTGCTCTTCTTTTATCCAATTGTCTATCTTTACTTGCATGCTTGTATCAAACCTGCGATTCTGACAGAAACGCTCTTTCCTCTCTTCCGCTAACTCGTTAGCAGAATCAGGATTATAAGCACCTCGCTTGCTACTATTGCGACTTATTTCACGATAATTAGTGCTCTTGTGAACTTTTAAAGCCCTGGCTATTGCACTTTTTGTTTTCCCGCAATCCAAATACGCTTTTAATGCGTATCTTTGCTCCAATGTCAAATGCTTCATCCGTATTTTTTTTTGGCGAAAACAAAGGTCGAACATTTGCATTAAGAGAGAAAATACTTTTTAGTTTTTCTCTCTTTCTTTAATTTAAATTCTTTTCTTGTCGTTGCCTATTGATAATCAGAATAACTTTTTTAACGCTTTGCTAAAAGTTATTTCCGATTATCAACAGACCATCATCATCATCATTCAAGAATTTTTTCGCATTTACTAATTGAACTTTCATACGGCAGGAGTTGGAAGTCTTTGTAATGCCAAGCTTGTCGAGGCATCTCTACTTGAGGAATATGAGGAAGTTAGAGGAAGTTAGAAGAAGTTAGAGGAATTTAAGAGAATGACACGGAATGATACGGAATGACACGGAAATATTCGGAATGTATCGGAAGATCATATGACAATTCTTGAATCCGTCTAAGCCGGACACAGCCTTGAATCCATCTTCGCCGGAAAATTCTGAAATCCGTCAATGCCGGACAAGTCTTGAATCTGAAATCTGAAATCTTGAATCCGGCAAAGCCGGACAAGCTCTTGAACCTTGAATCCGTCTTAGCCGGACAATTCTGAAATCCGTCAATGCCGGACAAGTCTTGAATCTTAAATCTTGAATTAATGTCATGCTGAACCTGCCAAAGCCACGTTTGTTTCCCCTTCTTTTGCCTTGATGCAAAAGAAGCAAAAGATCAAGGCTGAAAAGCCTGTCCCGATGGGTGCCCCGTGGGCGTGCCGGCCACGCGGCGCAACTCACC containing:
- a CDS encoding IS30 family transposase yields the protein MKHLTLEQRYALKAYLDCGKTKSAIARALKVHKSTNYREISRNSSKRGAYNPDSANELAEERKERFCQNRRFDTSMQVKIDNWIKEEQWSPEQIKGHCDRNGIEMVSHERIYQYIRADKQAGGELHKHMRHKLKHRNRPVGGKHVVIRNKISIDDRPAVINNKERFGDWEIDLIVGRNNKGAMVTLVKRKTSMILIRKLEDGKDADGLANTVIRMLLPYKNSVKSITSDNGSEFARHEKIAKKLQADFYFAHPYSSWERGLSEYSNKLIRQYIPKKSNFDTFDSDFVKQVQHKINRRPRKTLHFSTPKTEFFNCVAFAC